From one Butyricimonas faecihominis genomic stretch:
- a CDS encoding prolyl oligopeptidase family serine peptidase, which yields MRKILFLLVGLLAYCQAESQNREIEFEKSTLQDALNKATAAGKMAFVDCYTEYCGPCKTMAALVFTLDSVADFFNSNFVNVKLDMLSEDGKQYADKYKIGAYPSFLLLNGKGELLYKFVGGKSADVFMAEIRKGMKPDNRVKSMDDTYATGKYSNDFLREYVQLKLQLLEKGESLRLGKEYFDKISPEERLQPENWFLFADRTLGGINSTNMRYLLEHWQDFVRVQGEEKVYERITAFYRDMTEWVLQGWYFRDFERNPEDFVYYRQRISAIPLPCQNDYLVMMDVAKAVTLNDSLTVRGLLEDHVADFSNENQQIMFGGMGWFPSYNGVYHEQLLEIARKVVQGGSTSNLANYLKTLLNPDEAYVGEKYDVQNLKDKIGSTMIVPFFHPAKPLFWYSYEKQPGERAYYAYDPKEGKREVYNYRIIDSLVREILPGEEERIYYNPEFDDNGLVAKLEVGGKIFVYDAKNKALIPSERKKYPSIRPYGVSPDLRYELIVKEYNLWLEDKEQKKQVQLTFDGDKDYEFETANTEWLSDDGTFYLTREDKRNIRTFPLVYSLREPAPTVSEYKYELPGDTAVLKQELFIGNVKTGMFKKVDVVKWRGQLLEVLKVADVQDRVFFIRKKGTRNEFELCSVDAKTGEVKVILHEVSKPYLNEELFSCRVLNGGKDILLWSDRSGWGHYYHYDGNGKLLNVVTSGEWTAGRIMKIDTVKKQIYLYGFGKEKGRNPNYTYLYRVGFNGKRLTLLTPENATHSTFVHLGGGLIVDNFSRVDTVPQISVRDINGRLLTILEKADVSHLLAYGWKYPEQFTVKAADGKTDLYGIMWKPYDFDPSKKYPIVSQVYPGPQTETVWTDFTVLDRYNNTALAQRGIIVVCFGHRGGSPFRDKAYATYGYGNLRDYALADDKAGLEQLGRKYSFIDTNRVGIFGHSGGGMMAFAAICTYPDFYKVAVASSGNHDNRIYNRTWGETYQGIGDDYKFTVKTNQKLAKYLKGRLLLVTGEVDNNVHPANTYRVVNELILQGKDFDLLILPNQGHAFDGPYKSYFEKKKRDYFTKYLLAE from the coding sequence ATGAGAAAGATTTTATTTTTGCTTGTAGGACTGTTGGCATACTGTCAGGCAGAGTCACAAAACAGGGAAATCGAGTTTGAAAAGTCCACTTTGCAGGATGCTTTAAATAAGGCTACTGCCGCGGGAAAAATGGCTTTCGTGGATTGTTACACGGAATATTGCGGCCCTTGTAAGACAATGGCGGCGTTGGTTTTCACGTTGGATAGTGTTGCCGACTTTTTTAATTCCAATTTTGTAAATGTTAAATTGGATATGCTGTCGGAAGATGGGAAACAATATGCGGATAAGTACAAAATCGGGGCCTATCCTTCTTTCCTACTTTTGAATGGTAAGGGTGAGTTGCTTTATAAGTTTGTCGGGGGAAAATCGGCAGATGTGTTTATGGCCGAAATTAGAAAGGGGATGAAACCTGATAACCGGGTGAAATCAATGGATGATACTTACGCCACGGGTAAGTATTCCAATGATTTTTTACGGGAGTACGTGCAGTTGAAATTGCAGTTGCTTGAGAAAGGGGAAAGCCTTAGATTGGGGAAGGAGTATTTCGATAAAATTTCGCCAGAAGAACGTTTACAACCGGAGAACTGGTTCTTGTTTGCGGATCGGACTCTGGGCGGGATCAATAGTACGAATATGCGATACTTGCTTGAGCATTGGCAGGATTTCGTGAGGGTACAAGGAGAAGAAAAAGTGTATGAACGAATTACAGCTTTCTACCGGGATATGACGGAATGGGTGTTACAAGGTTGGTATTTCCGGGATTTTGAACGTAATCCGGAGGATTTCGTGTACTATCGGCAACGGATTTCGGCAATTCCTCTGCCTTGTCAGAATGATTACTTGGTTATGATGGACGTGGCGAAAGCGGTCACCTTAAATGATTCCTTGACGGTTCGGGGACTTTTGGAAGATCATGTTGCCGATTTTAGCAATGAAAATCAACAAATCATGTTCGGTGGGATGGGATGGTTCCCTTCCTATAACGGGGTATATCATGAACAGTTACTGGAAATTGCCCGAAAGGTGGTTCAAGGTGGTTCAACCTCTAATTTGGCCAACTATTTAAAGACTTTACTTAATCCGGATGAGGCATACGTGGGCGAGAAATATGACGTGCAGAATCTGAAGGATAAGATCGGTTCCACGATGATTGTACCTTTCTTTCACCCGGCGAAACCATTGTTTTGGTACTCTTACGAGAAACAACCGGGCGAGAGAGCGTATTATGCCTATGACCCGAAGGAGGGGAAACGAGAGGTGTATAACTACCGGATTATAGATAGTTTGGTCCGGGAGATATTGCCGGGGGAAGAAGAGAGAATATATTATAACCCGGAATTTGATGATAACGGGTTGGTGGCTAAATTAGAGGTCGGGGGAAAGATATTCGTGTATGATGCCAAGAATAAGGCTTTGATTCCTTCTGAACGCAAGAAATATCCTTCTATTCGTCCGTATGGGGTTTCTCCCGATCTGAGATACGAGCTAATCGTGAAAGAGTATAATCTTTGGTTGGAAGATAAAGAGCAAAAGAAACAGGTACAACTGACTTTTGACGGGGATAAGGATTACGAGTTTGAAACGGCAAATACCGAATGGTTGTCGGATGACGGGACTTTTTATCTCACGAGAGAAGACAAACGAAATATCCGGACGTTTCCTCTGGTGTATTCACTTCGGGAACCGGCACCGACAGTCAGCGAGTACAAATATGAATTACCGGGAGATACCGCTGTTTTAAAACAAGAGTTGTTTATCGGGAACGTAAAGACGGGGATGTTTAAAAAGGTGGATGTGGTGAAATGGCGGGGGCAGCTATTGGAAGTGCTGAAAGTGGCAGATGTACAGGATCGGGTCTTTTTCATCCGTAAAAAGGGGACCCGAAATGAATTTGAATTATGCTCGGTCGATGCGAAAACAGGGGAGGTAAAGGTGATTTTGCATGAAGTGAGTAAACCATATCTGAATGAAGAGTTATTTAGTTGCCGGGTATTGAATGGAGGAAAGGATATTCTTTTGTGGTCCGATCGTTCCGGGTGGGGGCATTATTATCACTATGATGGTAATGGCAAGTTGCTGAATGTGGTGACTTCCGGGGAATGGACAGCGGGACGCATAATGAAGATTGACACGGTGAAAAAACAGATTTATCTGTACGGGTTCGGTAAGGAAAAGGGGAGAAACCCGAATTATACTTATTTGTATCGTGTAGGTTTTAATGGAAAACGATTGACCTTGTTAACCCCTGAAAATGCAACACATAGCACGTTTGTTCATCTGGGAGGAGGTCTGATCGTGGATAATTTTTCCCGTGTAGACACGGTACCACAAATTTCCGTACGTGATATAAACGGGCGCTTGCTGACTATTTTGGAAAAAGCGGACGTTTCTCATTTGTTGGCGTATGGTTGGAAGTACCCGGAACAGTTTACCGTGAAGGCGGCTGACGGGAAAACGGATCTTTACGGAATTATGTGGAAACCTTATGATTTTGATCCTAGCAAGAAATACCCGATCGTGTCGCAAGTATATCCGGGGCCACAAACGGAAACCGTGTGGACGGATTTTACCGTGCTGGATCGTTATAATAATACGGCTTTGGCACAAAGGGGGATTATCGTGGTGTGTTTCGGACATCGGGGCGGTTCTCCCTTCCGGGACAAAGCGTACGCTACCTACGGGTACGGGAATTTACGGGATTATGCGTTAGCGGATGACAAGGCGGGATTGGAACAATTGGGACGTAAATATTCTTTTATTGATACGAATCGGGTAGGTATTTTCGGACACTCGGGGGGTGGTATGATGGCTTTTGCTGCAATCTGTACTTATCCTGATTTTTACAAAGTGGCTGTGGCCTCATCGGGTAATCACGATAATCGTATTTATAATCGTACGTGGGGAGAGACTTATCAAGGAATCGGGGACGATTATAAGTTTACCGTGAAAACAAATCAGAAACTGGCAAAATACTTGAAAGGTCGTTTACTTCTGGTGACAGGAGAGGTGGATAATAACGTGCATCCGGCTAACACGTACCGGGTGGTGAACGAGTTGATTTTGCAAGGAAAGGATTTCGATTTGTTGATCTTACCGAATCAAGGTCATGCTTTTGATGGGCCTTATAAATCTTATTTCGAAAAGAAGAAAAGGGATTATTTCACGAAATATTTACTGGCTGAATAA
- a CDS encoding TIGR03905 family TSCPD domain-containing protein, with product MARKEITYTPSAEVCSKEIHIVLEDDVIVEVGFKKGCAGNTQGVSALLKGMKKDEAIRRLRGICCGRKSTSCPDQLAQALENMA from the coding sequence ATGGCAAGAAAAGAAATTACATATACTCCCTCGGCAGAGGTTTGTTCGAAAGAGATTCATATTGTGTTGGAAGACGATGTGATCGTGGAAGTCGGTTTCAAGAAGGGATGTGCCGGGAATACGCAAGGGGTGTCGGCCTTGTTGAAAGGAATGAAAAAAGATGAGGCCATCCGTCGGTTGCGGGGAATATGCTGCGGACGAAAGTCAACTTCATGTCCCGATCAGTTGGCTCAAGCCTTGGAGAATATGGCGTAA
- a CDS encoding Gldg family protein, producing the protein MNMIYKIAKTELQMLFYSPVAWLVLIIFTFQSGMIFSGMIEMIEREQAMGYDPLFISSSLFNRLFYSVQDYLFLYIPLLTMGLVSRDLSGGTIKLLHSSPMTNTQIILGKFLSMMIFALLLVGIFVVYVIYCLFVVENFDVCYILTGILGIYLLICTYASIGLFMSTISSYQIIAAVGTFVLLTFLNFVNGIWQDIDFVRDVTFWLSLRGRAESFTGGLISSEDVIYFIMVPGMFLWFSIIKLSSRVSHSSKGRNAMKYVGVFLVVAVVGYLSSRPHLMGYVDTTREKSRTLTPNSQEIVKKLEGGLTITTYSNLLDDDFMKAIPRYQNYDKSNFREYIRFKPEIKMEYVYYYDSVQNTRRRGFLADLPLEKRARQIAHSHKIKFSRYLSPDQIKQVIDLTPEDNRFVRQVTRESGEKMFLRQFDDMMRDPSEGEISAAFKRMVMELPTVGFLTGHGERDMNLYRDRDYACFARDKRFRYALLNQGFEVQEVNLNEDIPTLVNILVIADMAKSLTGEEMERLQRYIDRGGNLFIVGDPNSREYMNPLTQLFGVEFMEGVLVKPTENFQPDLVMSRPTAGALELSYFYETMDSWKMSAVMPGVAGLKYAEDKGFKVTPVLQTDTLGVWNELETTNFIDDTVRFNPAVGEVEQLYTTAVALVRPMGGREQKIVILGDADCISNVELFKSREEIESGNFYIILGSFAWLSDGEAPVDVRRPKSIDNRLFLGKTGVKVTDILFKWFIPIVLLIGAIFVAIRRRGR; encoded by the coding sequence ATGAATATGATATATAAAATAGCAAAGACCGAGTTACAGATGTTGTTCTATTCGCCTGTGGCTTGGCTGGTTTTGATTATATTTACGTTTCAATCGGGGATGATTTTCTCCGGGATGATTGAAATGATCGAGCGGGAACAGGCTATGGGGTATGACCCGCTATTTATCAGTTCTTCGCTTTTCAATCGACTGTTCTATAGCGTGCAAGATTATCTTTTCCTGTATATTCCTTTGCTGACGATGGGATTGGTCAGTCGGGATCTGTCGGGTGGAACGATCAAGTTACTACATTCTTCGCCCATGACGAACACGCAGATTATTTTGGGAAAATTTCTTTCCATGATGATTTTTGCCTTGTTGTTAGTGGGGATATTTGTCGTTTACGTGATTTATTGCCTGTTCGTGGTGGAGAATTTCGATGTGTGCTATATTCTTACGGGGATTCTGGGCATTTATTTGCTGATATGTACGTATGCCTCGATCGGGTTGTTCATGTCGACGATTTCTTCTTACCAGATTATCGCGGCGGTGGGGACCTTTGTACTTTTGACTTTCTTGAATTTCGTGAACGGCATTTGGCAGGATATTGATTTCGTGCGGGATGTTACGTTTTGGTTATCTCTTCGGGGACGAGCGGAGAGTTTCACGGGAGGATTGATTTCCAGCGAGGACGTGATTTATTTTATAATGGTTCCGGGGATGTTCCTTTGGTTCTCGATCATAAAGTTATCGTCCCGGGTAAGTCATAGTTCCAAGGGGCGGAATGCCATGAAGTACGTGGGTGTGTTTTTGGTGGTGGCTGTTGTTGGTTACTTGAGTTCCCGTCCTCATTTGATGGGATATGTTGACACGACTAGGGAAAAGAGCCGAACGTTGACCCCGAATAGTCAGGAGATCGTGAAAAAGTTGGAGGGAGGTCTGACAATTACAACTTATAGTAACTTGCTGGATGATGATTTTATGAAAGCCATCCCCCGCTACCAGAATTACGATAAGAGTAATTTCCGGGAGTATATTCGTTTCAAGCCGGAAATTAAGATGGAATACGTGTATTACTATGATTCGGTTCAAAACACGAGGAGAAGGGGATTTTTGGCTGATCTTCCTTTGGAAAAGAGGGCCCGGCAAATTGCTCACTCCCACAAAATCAAGTTTTCGAGGTATTTAAGTCCCGATCAGATTAAACAGGTTATTGATTTGACTCCGGAGGATAATCGTTTTGTCCGTCAGGTAACGAGGGAAAGTGGGGAGAAGATGTTCCTGAGGCAATTTGATGACATGATGCGTGATCCTTCCGAGGGGGAGATTTCGGCAGCCTTTAAACGGATGGTGATGGAGCTGCCCACGGTCGGGTTCCTGACCGGACACGGGGAACGGGATATGAATCTTTATAGGGACCGGGATTATGCCTGTTTCGCACGTGATAAACGGTTTCGGTATGCTTTGTTGAACCAAGGGTTTGAGGTTCAAGAGGTGAACTTGAACGAGGATATTCCGACGTTAGTTAATATTCTGGTGATTGCCGATATGGCAAAATCCTTGACCGGGGAAGAGATGGAACGTTTACAGCGGTATATTGACCGGGGTGGAAATTTGTTTATCGTGGGTGATCCGAATAGCCGGGAGTACATGAACCCGTTGACGCAACTCTTCGGCGTGGAGTTCATGGAAGGGGTACTGGTGAAACCGACGGAGAATTTCCAGCCTGATTTGGTTATGTCCCGGCCGACAGCTGGAGCTTTGGAATTATCGTATTTCTACGAGACAATGGATAGCTGGAAAATGAGTGCTGTTATGCCGGGTGTTGCCGGATTGAAATATGCCGAGGATAAGGGGTTCAAGGTGACCCCGGTGTTGCAAACCGATACTCTTGGAGTGTGGAACGAGTTGGAAACGACGAACTTTATAGATGATACGGTTCGCTTTAATCCCGCAGTTGGGGAGGTAGAACAGTTATACACGACGGCAGTAGCTCTGGTCCGTCCGATGGGAGGTCGGGAACAAAAGATCGTGATACTGGGTGATGCGGATTGCATCAGTAACGTGGAACTTTTCAAATCCCGCGAAGAGATTGAATCCGGTAATTTTTACATTATCCTAGGTTCTTTTGCTTGGCTTTCAGACGGGGAGGCTCCCGTGGATGTGCGTCGTCCGAAGTCGATTGATAACCGTTTGTTCTTGGGAAAGACGGGGGTAAAGGTGACGGATATTTTATTCAAATGGTTTATCCCGATTGTTCTGCTGATAGGTGCGATTTTCGTGGCCATCAGGAGAAGAGGAAGATAA
- a CDS encoding Gldg family protein, with the protein MKMIFKIAKTELQSLFYSPIAWLLLVVFAYQVGMIMSGMLEDIVVRQAMGYESWRVTTIFGELFGNVQGTLYFYIPLLTMNMISRDLSGGTIKLLQSAPLRNAEIVLGKYLALMVFGLAMMGVLLFYVLFGVCTIQNIDFPYVLTGMLGLYLLLCAYAAIGLFVSSLTSYQVMAAFGTLFILAMFNYVGGVWQDYEFVRDITYWLSIRGRTEEFIYGLICSEDVLYFLIVIFLFLTWTVYRLINRVQKRSWTTRWGIYLGVFLVSMMLGYMSSRPALMAYHDSTRTKSNSLSKSSQEIVALLDGKVKITTYTNLLDRDFWSTLPDHINFDKETFRPYTRFKPDMKIRYVYFYDNANNPELEEQYPDMSDEERAKQISENYGVPFSIFLAPEKMREIEDLSAEGNKTIRVIELENGQKAYLRFYFHGGWKESPGEAEISAAFKRLVSEVPTIGFLAGHGERNIYREGDREYKRISSDKNTRSSMINQGFNIEEVYLHSSLPDSIDILVISELRSPLSAGEMNYLQEFIGRGGSLFVLGGPGRQELMNPIIEQFGVRFMPGQLVQPTPLLQADLIQSVPTDEGVAYWSDLDYIRKNEGCVAMPGCVGLEYTPIEGITVVPLFSTDTAGCWNRIVATDFVRDSVYYTPETGDQAGIFTTALALTRDVNGREQRVLVAGNTDFLSNGEFATGRREVRNFNGILKHAAFYWLSHEELPVNTAGDSPIDRKLYIGEAAMEVWSIVFMVVIPVILALAGIIIWVRRRGR; encoded by the coding sequence ATGAAAATGATATTCAAGATAGCGAAGACGGAGTTACAGTCTTTGTTTTATTCACCAATTGCTTGGTTACTTTTGGTGGTGTTTGCTTACCAAGTCGGGATGATTATGTCCGGGATGCTGGAAGATATTGTGGTTCGGCAGGCCATGGGATATGAATCGTGGAGGGTAACAACCATTTTTGGAGAACTTTTCGGGAATGTACAGGGAACCCTGTATTTTTATATTCCCTTGCTCACGATGAACATGATTAGCCGGGATTTGAGTGGCGGGACGATCAAGTTGTTGCAATCGGCTCCTTTGCGTAATGCCGAAATCGTGTTGGGTAAATACTTGGCATTGATGGTATTCGGGTTGGCGATGATGGGTGTTTTGTTATTTTACGTGCTTTTCGGGGTGTGTACGATTCAAAATATAGATTTCCCTTACGTGTTGACGGGAATGTTGGGGCTTTACCTGTTGTTATGTGCATACGCGGCGATCGGTTTGTTCGTGTCGAGTTTGACTTCTTATCAAGTGATGGCGGCTTTCGGGACGTTGTTCATTTTGGCCATGTTTAATTACGTGGGTGGTGTGTGGCAGGATTACGAGTTTGTGCGGGATATTACCTACTGGTTGTCTATACGGGGACGGACGGAAGAGTTTATTTACGGGTTGATTTGTAGCGAGGATGTGTTGTATTTCCTGATCGTGATTTTCCTGTTCCTGACGTGGACGGTCTATCGCCTCATCAACCGGGTGCAGAAACGGAGTTGGACTACTCGCTGGGGGATTTATCTAGGCGTGTTCTTGGTGTCGATGATGTTGGGGTACATGAGTTCCCGCCCGGCATTGATGGCATATCATGATTCTACCCGTACCAAGAGTAATTCATTGAGTAAAAGTAGTCAGGAGATCGTGGCATTACTGGATGGAAAAGTGAAGATCACGACTTACACGAACTTGTTGGATCGGGACTTTTGGAGTACGTTACCCGATCATATTAATTTTGATAAAGAGACTTTCCGGCCTTACACGCGGTTTAAACCTGACATGAAAATCCGGTATGTTTATTTTTACGATAATGCGAATAATCCGGAGTTGGAGGAACAGTATCCTGATATGAGTGACGAGGAACGGGCCAAGCAAATCAGTGAAAATTATGGTGTGCCGTTCTCGATATTTCTGGCCCCGGAAAAGATGCGGGAGATAGAAGATTTGAGTGCCGAGGGCAACAAGACCATCCGTGTTATTGAATTGGAAAATGGTCAGAAGGCGTATTTGCGTTTCTATTTCCACGGTGGTTGGAAAGAGTCTCCGGGAGAGGCCGAGATTTCGGCTGCGTTCAAGCGGTTGGTGTCGGAAGTCCCCACGATCGGTTTCCTTGCCGGACATGGCGAACGGAATATTTACCGGGAGGGGGATCGGGAATACAAGCGGATTTCCAGTGATAAAAATACCCGCTCGTCAATGATTAATCAAGGGTTTAATATTGAAGAGGTTTATTTACATTCATCCCTTCCGGATAGTATTGATATTCTGGTGATATCCGAGTTGAGATCACCGTTATCGGCAGGAGAGATGAACTATTTGCAGGAGTTTATCGGTCGGGGAGGAAGTCTTTTCGTTTTGGGTGGACCCGGACGTCAGGAATTGATGAACCCGATTATTGAACAGTTTGGTGTTCGTTTTATGCCGGGCCAACTGGTGCAACCCACCCCGTTACTTCAGGCGGATTTGATTCAGTCCGTCCCGACGGATGAAGGTGTTGCGTACTGGTCCGATCTGGATTATATCCGGAAGAATGAAGGGTGCGTGGCTATGCCGGGGTGCGTGGGATTAGAATATACTCCGATAGAAGGGATAACAGTTGTTCCGTTATTTTCAACCGATACGGCGGGGTGTTGGAATAGAATCGTGGCGACGGATTTCGTGCGGGATTCGGTGTATTATACTCCAGAAACAGGAGATCAAGCGGGAATTTTCACGACGGCATTAGCGTTGACCCGTGATGTGAACGGTCGAGAACAACGGGTTCTCGTTGCCGGAAACACGGATTTTCTTAGTAACGGGGAGTTTGCCACGGGACGGAGAGAGGTTCGGAATTTTAACGGGATATTGAAACATGCCGCTTTTTACTGGTTGTCACATGAAGAGTTACCCGTGAATACGGCAGGAGATAGCCCTATCGACCGGAAATTGTATATCGGTGAGGCCGCGATGGAGGTTTGGTCTATCGTGTTTATGGTCGTGATACCTGTTATACTGGCTCTTGCCGGGATCATTATATGGGTACGTCGTCGCGGGCGTTAA
- a CDS encoding ABC transporter ATP-binding protein, whose protein sequence is MEESIVKVKHLSHRYSVQWAIRDINFEITENGIYGLLGSNGAGKSTTMNIMCGVLKQTEGEVFIKGVSMRENPVEAKRYIGFLPQKPPLYNDLTVEEFLAFTANIRRIPTGEVAEAIKVVMGRCGLSHFRKRLVRNLSGGYQQRLGIAQAIIHNPAFVVLDEPTNGLDPNQIVEIRHLIKEIAEERTVILSTHILSEVQATCDYIRMIEEGQVVFAGTVEEFDNYIVPNTIFVSLASAPPVDELKMLSGVEDAVSMGGMDYRVNFSDSREAITQIVEASVTRNWQLLEIRMEKSSMDSVFAELSAKSKNR, encoded by the coding sequence ATGGAAGAATCAATTGTTAAGGTAAAGCATTTATCTCATCGTTACAGTGTACAATGGGCGATTCGGGATATTAATTTTGAGATAACGGAAAACGGTATTTACGGTTTATTGGGTTCTAACGGGGCGGGTAAATCGACGACGATGAACATTATGTGTGGGGTGTTGAAACAGACAGAAGGGGAGGTTTTCATCAAGGGAGTAAGTATGAGAGAGAACCCGGTGGAGGCCAAACGCTATATCGGTTTTTTACCCCAGAAACCACCCCTGTATAATGATTTAACCGTGGAGGAATTTTTGGCTTTCACGGCTAATATTCGTCGTATTCCCACGGGAGAGGTGGCCGAGGCGATTAAGGTGGTGATGGGACGATGCGGGTTAAGCCATTTCCGCAAACGGTTGGTTCGCAATCTATCGGGAGGGTATCAGCAACGTTTGGGGATAGCCCAAGCGATTATTCACAACCCGGCATTTGTCGTGCTGGATGAGCCGACCAACGGGCTGGACCCGAATCAGATCGTGGAGATTCGGCATTTGATTAAAGAGATTGCCGAGGAACGTACGGTGATTCTCTCCACGCATATCTTGTCGGAAGTACAGGCAACGTGTGATTATATCCGGATGATCGAGGAAGGACAGGTCGTTTTTGCCGGAACGGTGGAAGAGTTTGATAATTATATCGTACCGAACACGATATTCGTGAGTCTGGCATCGGCCCCGCCGGTGGACGAGTTGAAGATGCTTTCCGGTGTGGAGGATGCGGTGAGCATGGGAGGCATGGATTACCGGGTAAACTTTTCGGATTCCCGGGAGGCGATTACCCAGATCGTGGAGGCAAGTGTGACCCGGAATTGGCAATTGTTGGAGATACGTATGGAGAAGAGTTCCATGGATAGCGTGTTTGCCGAATTGTCGGCCAAGAGTAAGAACCGCTAA
- a CDS encoding FecR family protein — protein sequence MSIDSIHIILDLILKSWAGTLTQPEEERLNELLEDPEWARLKQDLEDDRFIMGRFKEYEKYDKIADFSCFLKRIRKHKKRRVLTASVRRTIYVAASLLVFVMAGGVWWSERTAMISPEEGREIVIETTIDRNSVRLILGDNRMIPLTHKNEAIVLGMRGILHSEGLRTLNYKYVKSDSLENVSEYHTLIVPKGERQKVIFSDSSWVILNAQSTMKYPVAFRGEERKVYVEGEAYFEVTRDEEHPFIVSVKNFDVRVLGTSFNVMSYDDEFASSVTLLSGKVETTSGHDTVRLSPGEQVSITSDNRMTVQKTDINVVVSWMDGKFGFSNERLDVIMRKICRWYDVEVLYAVPGIRERRFTGAPANNMPLKELLEALSTTTNLQFSLQDGVITIKQN from the coding sequence ATGAGTATAGATAGCATACATATCATATTGGATTTGATTCTGAAATCTTGGGCAGGGACGCTCACGCAACCGGAAGAAGAACGGTTGAACGAGTTGCTGGAGGACCCGGAGTGGGCACGGCTGAAACAGGATTTGGAAGATGATCGTTTTATCATGGGACGTTTTAAAGAATACGAGAAATACGATAAGATTGCCGATTTTTCATGTTTCTTGAAACGAATCCGCAAACATAAGAAACGGAGGGTGTTGACCGCAAGTGTCCGCCGTACGATTTACGTGGCGGCCTCTTTACTTGTTTTTGTCATGGCCGGTGGCGTGTGGTGGTCGGAACGGACAGCGATGATTTCCCCGGAAGAGGGGCGGGAAATCGTGATAGAGACGACGATTGATCGGAATAGTGTACGGTTAATTTTGGGGGATAACCGGATGATTCCGTTGACTCATAAAAACGAGGCTATCGTGTTAGGCATGAGGGGTATATTACATTCTGAGGGCCTGAGAACTTTGAATTACAAGTACGTGAAGAGTGATTCTCTCGAAAACGTGTCCGAGTACCACACGTTGATTGTGCCGAAGGGAGAAAGGCAGAAGGTTATTTTTTCTGATAGTAGCTGGGTGATACTGAACGCGCAGTCAACCATGAAATACCCGGTGGCGTTCCGTGGGGAAGAGAGAAAAGTGTACGTGGAGGGAGAGGCCTATTTTGAGGTGACAAGAGATGAGGAACACCCGTTTATCGTGTCGGTCAAGAATTTTGACGTGCGGGTGCTGGGAACCAGCTTTAACGTGATGAGTTATGATGATGAATTTGCATCGAGTGTTACTTTGTTATCCGGGAAAGTGGAAACGACTTCCGGGCATGATACGGTTCGGTTGTCACCGGGCGAGCAAGTGTCGATAACAAGTGATAACCGGATGACGGTTCAAAAAACAGATATAAATGTCGTAGTGTCATGGATGGATGGAAAATTCGGTTTTAGTAACGAAAGACTGGATGTGATCATGAGGAAGATTTGTCGTTGGTACGATGTGGAAGTACTGTATGCGGTTCCGGGAATCAGAGAACGTCGCTTTACCGGGGCGCCTGCAAATAATATGCCGTTGAAAGAGCTGTTGGAGGCATTAAGTACCACGACAAATCTACAATTCTCTTTACAGGATGGAGTGATAACCATTAAACAAAATTAG